In one Legionella clemsonensis genomic region, the following are encoded:
- a CDS encoding rhomboid family intramembrane serine protease produces the protein MLDEINRSLYVIIQQTKADINLLLIILGIPWLVYFINLFLNNRLLYFGIIPRRIYGLPGILFAPLLHANFNHLFFNSIPLVVLSNFILINGLPYFLYVTLIITLLSGLLIWCFAKPGIHIGASSLITGYWGLLVSDILQQGTVTAIILGVISLYYFAGIFLGIFPSKKGVSWEGHLFGLVAGLATSYLLKNYSGIV, from the coding sequence ATGCTTGATGAAATTAACCGCAGCTTGTACGTCATCATTCAGCAGACAAAAGCTGATATAAATCTCCTGCTCATTATTCTAGGCATACCCTGGTTAGTCTATTTTATTAATCTCTTTCTAAATAACCGTCTGCTTTATTTTGGTATTATACCCAGACGTATTTACGGCCTTCCCGGTATTCTATTTGCACCTTTATTACATGCGAATTTTAATCATTTATTCTTTAATTCAATCCCCCTGGTAGTATTGAGTAACTTTATTCTCATCAATGGCTTGCCGTATTTTTTATACGTGACTTTAATTATTACACTTTTAAGTGGCTTGTTAATCTGGTGTTTCGCTAAACCTGGCATTCATATTGGGGCCAGTTCGCTCATTACCGGTTACTGGGGATTGTTAGTCAGTGATATTTTACAACAAGGTACCGTCACAGCAATTATTCTTGGTGTAATCAGTTTGTACTATTTTGCAGGAATTTTCTTAGGGATTTTTCCCAGCAAAAAAGGTGTTTCCTGGGAAGGTCATTTATTTGGACTAGTGGCGGGCTTAGCTACCAGTTATCTTTTAAAAAATTATTCAGGAATAGTTTAA
- a CDS encoding peptidoglycan DD-metalloendopeptidase family protein — MRDYFKLFRFACFTLFFLANHLLAAAALPENHAVNGGITIIPIDIKQKPEVYYDNKKIAVVPSTKANQWLLIVGIPLDKKQPIQELIMKKPSQMSIPFHITDKYYATQHLTIKDDRLVNPSAEEQARIEKENKEMETLYAQYTAANPFSAKFTAPAHGPITSLFGLKRFYNNQARPPHSGLDIGAPADTPVHVIAAGNVVSAKDYFFTGNTVIVDHGMGLFSLYAHLKTIKVNVGDHLQQGQQVGTVGKTGRATGPHLHWSMIMNQTLVDPLLFVPVRVITALPTTNKTALKTMQKTALVTHNL, encoded by the coding sequence ATGAGGGATTACTTTAAGTTGTTTCGTTTTGCTTGTTTTACTTTATTTTTCCTGGCTAATCATCTGCTTGCAGCTGCGGCATTGCCGGAAAATCATGCAGTTAATGGAGGCATTACTATTATTCCCATTGATATTAAGCAAAAACCAGAGGTGTATTACGATAATAAAAAAATTGCGGTTGTTCCAAGCACCAAAGCTAATCAATGGTTGCTGATTGTCGGTATACCTTTGGATAAAAAACAGCCCATTCAAGAGCTGATTATGAAAAAACCTTCACAGATGTCAATCCCTTTCCATATTACGGATAAGTATTATGCAACTCAGCATTTGACGATCAAGGATGATCGATTGGTTAATCCTTCAGCTGAAGAACAAGCAAGGATTGAAAAAGAGAATAAAGAAATGGAAACTTTATATGCACAATACACCGCTGCCAATCCATTTTCTGCAAAATTCACTGCTCCGGCGCATGGTCCTATTACCAGTCTATTTGGATTAAAGCGCTTTTATAATAATCAGGCCCGACCTCCTCATTCTGGTCTAGACATTGGCGCACCTGCCGATACTCCTGTTCATGTCATTGCAGCAGGAAATGTGGTGAGTGCCAAAGACTATTTTTTTACAGGCAACACAGTAATTGTTGATCATGGCATGGGTTTATTTTCTCTATACGCTCATTTAAAAACAATCAAGGTAAACGTTGGTGATCATTTACAACAAGGACAGCAAGTAGGAACTGTAGGAAAAACTGGACGTGCCACAGGCCCTCATTTACATTGGTCAATGATAATGAATCAGACTTTGGTAGACCCTCTTCTTTTTGTGCCAGTGCGAGTCATTACAGCCTTGCCGACAACCAATAAAACTGCCCTAAAGACCATGCAAAAAACTGCGTTGGTTACTCATAATCTCTGA
- the xseA gene encoding exodeoxyribonuclease VII large subunit, translating into MQPDLPALTVSQLNRQIRFWLENEVGEVVVLGELSNLSKPSSGHFYFTLKDASAQLRCVYFRNHHSPESKQFKDGQQVLAQGKLSLYEARGDYQLIVHSLSDAGLGELYRQFEALKAKLQSQGLFNAERKKEIPRFPSVIGIITSSTGAALQDIITTLARRYPLAIVKIYASEVQGKEAAKQLIRAISRANQDNQADVLILARGGGSIEDLWAFNNEELALAISKSTIPVVTGIGHETDFTIADFVADLRAATPTAAAEAVTPNQLELITALQILERRVISLMGRFTQHKQLLLSSKVAKILSPQQLIAKHWQAVDFLERQLYQAMQNLLQKNKSRLALLFAKLQANNPQLLLNQSRSQLLSLEQQLITFMAAKIAGLKQCFTAKLATLHAVSPLATLDRGYAIATIGKKIIYNSSQVNKGDLINVRLAHGSLNCEIINIKG; encoded by the coding sequence ATGCAACCAGATTTACCAGCTCTTACCGTCAGTCAACTCAATCGACAAATTCGCTTTTGGTTAGAAAATGAAGTTGGCGAGGTAGTGGTTCTTGGTGAATTATCGAATTTAAGCAAACCAAGCTCCGGCCATTTTTACTTTACCTTAAAAGATGCCTCAGCACAGTTACGCTGTGTTTATTTCCGCAATCATCATTCGCCAGAAAGTAAGCAGTTTAAAGACGGACAACAGGTTTTGGCCCAAGGAAAATTAAGTCTTTATGAAGCTCGAGGGGATTACCAACTTATTGTTCACTCCTTAAGTGATGCAGGTTTGGGAGAACTTTACCGACAATTTGAAGCATTAAAAGCCAAACTCCAGTCACAAGGCTTATTTAACGCTGAAAGAAAAAAAGAAATCCCCCGCTTCCCGTCAGTAATTGGCATCATTACCTCGTCAACTGGTGCTGCATTACAAGATATTATTACTACTTTGGCAAGACGTTATCCCCTGGCTATAGTAAAAATTTATGCAAGCGAGGTGCAAGGCAAAGAAGCAGCAAAGCAGCTTATTAGAGCCATCAGTAGAGCAAACCAGGATAATCAGGCAGACGTGCTCATTTTAGCCAGGGGTGGTGGTAGTATCGAAGACTTGTGGGCTTTTAATAATGAAGAATTGGCGTTGGCGATCAGCAAAAGTACAATTCCTGTTGTAACAGGTATTGGGCATGAGACCGATTTTACCATTGCTGATTTTGTTGCAGATTTAAGAGCAGCCACCCCCACAGCTGCTGCTGAAGCGGTCACTCCAAATCAACTGGAATTGATAACCGCATTGCAGATACTGGAACGCCGGGTAATTTCCCTCATGGGTCGATTTACACAACATAAACAGCTTCTCCTGTCCAGTAAAGTGGCCAAAATTTTATCTCCACAACAACTAATCGCCAAACATTGGCAAGCTGTTGATTTTTTAGAGCGTCAACTCTATCAAGCAATGCAGAATTTACTGCAAAAAAATAAAAGTCGACTAGCTTTATTGTTCGCTAAATTACAAGCCAACAATCCTCAATTGTTATTAAATCAAAGCCGGAGTCAATTATTGTCTCTTGAGCAACAGTTGATAACTTTTATGGCGGCCAAGATAGCTGGATTAAAACAATGTTTTACTGCAAAACTTGCAACATTGCATGCCGTAAGCCCATTAGCTACACTGGATAGGGGATATGCGATTGCTACAATAGGTAAAAAAATCATCTACAACAGTTCTCAAGTAAATAAAGGTGATTTAATCAATGTACGCTTGGCTCACGGCAGTTTAAATTGCGAAATAATCAACATAAAAGGATAA
- a CDS encoding DEAD/DEAH box helicase, giving the protein MNSIYPDSLAWAHPLIQEWFVKKFTLPTEPQEQGWPQILADKTTLISAPTGSGKTFAAFLVCIDQLIRQSLTKELTNQTQVLYISPLKALTNDVQKNLLGPLDEIMKLGREQGYPMEEIQVAVRTGDTLSRERQAMLKKPPHILVTTPESFYLLLTAEKSRAILKDVKTVIVDEIHALANNKRGTHLSLSLERLEALTLKSPVRIGLSATQKPIALVANFLTGNNRPQPRMINIGHMRELELHIEVPSSELAPVASNELWDEIYTRLAILARQNRSTLIFVNTRRLAERVAHHLAERLGQDLVAAHHGSLSRKLRLTAETRLKNGELKALVATASLELGIDIGTIDLVCQIGSPRSISVALQRIGRAGHWHGAISRGKIFATTRNELLECAALVRAIREKELDQLTIPEAPLDILAQQIVAACAADEWDERKLYELITKSFPYKNLSREQFDEVLEMLAEGIAGSRGRYSAYLFRDRVNGIIKGRRGSRLTAITSGGAIPENGLFTVVAEPNEVMVGTLDEDFAVESNRGDIILLGTTSWKIKRVESAKGRVLVEDAHGAPPSVPFWRGEAPPRTDELSFQVSDLRQTLHEMLPLTLSPVEEISKQPDALRTVHWLKEQCGVSDAGAEQLIEYILEGRAVLGSVPTQKMVIAERFFDESGGMQLVIHSPFGARINKAWGLALRKRFCRSFNFELQAAATDDGIIISLAEQHSFPLIDIFNFLHPNTIVDVLTQAVLQSPLFTTRWRWVATRALALVRFRNGRKMPPNILRMLSDDLLAAVFPDAAACQDNLAGQDINLPEHPLIIETMKDILTEALDMEGFGRLLSGIIEEEIQCLAVDTPVPSVFSHEILSANPYAFLDDAPLEERRARAVEMRRVLPDSLLREVGALEPTAITEVQKQAWPDIRNVDELHDTLQSLIALPADMHLNEHQRITGEWNIFFEQLTAQGRAGKASVHDKIFWVATEKKYTFLKIYPNAAFSTSLAAIEEKTVEREEAIVHMIRGWLQHLGPMNVVELTAILWLEQAEIEQALLTLESTGSILRGHFRVNQPVLEWCDRRLLARIHSLTLGKLRKEIEPVSAAQFMNWLTIWQHIMPGTQLNGEQGLLEIIKQMQGYEIPANAWEKQIFAKRIKNYTSDMLDRLCLMGVVGWGRLSPHPALSAQERLEHIDALKPKRVIPTSVAPITFFAREEAAWIPARPQLEEEIIPVLSTVAQAIYYYLKENGASFFIDIVQDVHHLKAEIERGLWELVSAGLITADGFDNLRALIDPHRRLGRRNRHVFRQSTGRWSLLKSTKTLDKDKRLEAICWVLLKRYGICFRELLARERIIPVWRDLLIAFRRLEAQGEIRGGRFVSGFLGEQFALPYAVDSLRSIKKKSPGEQAICISAVDPLNLIGIILPGERIPAFSGKHVVLKNGMPVSDKALH; this is encoded by the coding sequence ATGAATTCTATTTATCCTGACAGTCTTGCATGGGCTCATCCCCTGATTCAAGAATGGTTCGTCAAAAAATTTACGCTACCCACTGAACCGCAAGAACAAGGTTGGCCGCAAATTTTAGCAGACAAAACCACCTTAATTTCTGCACCCACAGGTTCAGGAAAAACTTTTGCTGCCTTCCTAGTTTGTATTGATCAGCTGATCCGGCAATCACTCACAAAAGAATTAACGAATCAGACGCAGGTTTTGTATATTTCACCTTTAAAAGCGCTAACCAATGATGTGCAAAAAAATCTTTTAGGTCCTTTGGATGAAATTATGAAGCTTGGTAGAGAGCAAGGCTATCCTATGGAAGAGATTCAAGTGGCTGTGCGAACTGGCGATACTCTCTCTCGTGAAAGACAAGCAATGTTAAAAAAACCACCTCATATTTTAGTTACAACGCCGGAATCATTTTACTTACTGCTGACTGCTGAGAAAAGTCGTGCCATTCTCAAAGACGTTAAAACAGTGATTGTTGATGAAATTCATGCGCTTGCAAATAATAAGCGCGGAACGCATTTATCGTTATCGTTGGAGCGCCTTGAAGCGTTAACCTTAAAATCTCCCGTGCGGATTGGTTTGTCAGCCACGCAAAAACCGATAGCGCTTGTTGCCAATTTTCTTACCGGCAATAACCGTCCACAACCGAGAATGATTAACATTGGACATATGCGTGAACTTGAGCTGCATATTGAAGTTCCCTCTAGTGAGCTGGCGCCTGTGGCCTCGAATGAACTGTGGGATGAAATTTATACTCGTCTGGCTATTCTAGCTCGACAAAATCGTTCAACATTAATTTTTGTTAATACTAGACGCTTGGCCGAAAGAGTGGCCCATCATCTGGCTGAGCGCTTGGGGCAAGATTTGGTAGCAGCTCACCATGGGAGTTTGTCGCGCAAATTACGATTAACGGCTGAAACACGACTAAAAAATGGCGAGTTAAAAGCACTTGTAGCTACCGCTTCTTTAGAATTGGGAATTGATATTGGTACCATTGATTTAGTGTGCCAAATAGGCTCTCCTCGCTCGATTTCAGTTGCTTTGCAACGCATTGGTCGTGCCGGCCATTGGCATGGCGCCATTTCAAGAGGTAAAATTTTTGCCACTACACGCAATGAACTTTTAGAATGTGCGGCTCTGGTTCGAGCTATACGTGAAAAAGAATTAGATCAACTTACTATTCCTGAAGCGCCCTTGGATATTTTAGCTCAACAAATTGTTGCCGCTTGTGCAGCGGATGAGTGGGATGAAAGGAAGCTTTATGAATTAATAACCAAAAGTTTTCCTTATAAAAATCTCTCACGTGAGCAATTTGATGAGGTCTTGGAGATGTTAGCCGAGGGTATTGCTGGTTCACGTGGCCGCTATAGCGCTTATCTTTTTCGTGATCGGGTTAATGGGATAATTAAAGGTCGACGAGGTAGTCGCTTAACGGCAATTACAAGCGGTGGTGCTATTCCAGAAAACGGTTTATTTACAGTTGTTGCCGAACCCAATGAAGTGATGGTGGGTACACTTGATGAAGACTTTGCCGTTGAAAGTAACCGAGGGGATATTATTTTGCTGGGCACTACGTCATGGAAAATTAAGCGTGTAGAAAGCGCTAAAGGTCGCGTACTGGTTGAAGATGCCCACGGTGCGCCACCGAGTGTTCCCTTCTGGCGGGGAGAAGCACCACCGAGAACTGACGAACTTTCCTTTCAAGTGTCCGATTTACGACAGACACTCCATGAAATGCTTCCTCTAACCCTATCTCCAGTAGAAGAAATTTCAAAACAGCCTGATGCTCTACGGACTGTTCACTGGTTAAAAGAACAATGCGGTGTAAGTGATGCTGGCGCAGAACAATTGATAGAATATATTCTGGAAGGACGTGCTGTTTTAGGAAGTGTTCCAACACAGAAAATGGTTATCGCGGAACGTTTTTTTGATGAGTCGGGAGGAATGCAGCTTGTTATTCATTCCCCCTTCGGCGCAAGAATTAATAAAGCCTGGGGCTTAGCCTTGAGGAAGCGCTTTTGTCGCTCTTTTAATTTTGAACTACAAGCTGCTGCAACAGATGATGGCATTATTATTTCACTGGCAGAACAACATAGTTTTCCACTAATTGATATATTTAATTTTTTGCATCCTAATACCATTGTCGATGTACTCACTCAAGCTGTTTTACAATCTCCGCTGTTCACCACACGCTGGCGATGGGTTGCAACGAGAGCACTGGCTTTGGTTCGCTTTCGCAACGGGAGAAAGATGCCGCCTAACATTTTACGCATGCTTTCTGATGATCTGCTAGCCGCAGTGTTTCCCGATGCTGCTGCCTGTCAGGACAATCTCGCTGGACAAGATATCAACCTCCCAGAGCATCCTTTGATTATTGAAACGATGAAAGACATATTAACAGAAGCATTGGATATGGAGGGCTTCGGCAGGCTTCTTTCAGGTATCATCGAAGAAGAAATTCAATGTTTAGCAGTTGATACACCGGTGCCTTCCGTATTTTCACATGAAATACTGAGTGCCAATCCCTATGCATTTCTTGACGATGCTCCCCTGGAAGAGAGAAGAGCGCGAGCAGTCGAGATGCGTCGTGTCTTGCCTGATTCGCTTTTACGAGAGGTAGGTGCTTTAGAGCCCACAGCGATAACTGAAGTGCAAAAACAAGCATGGCCTGATATTAGAAATGTTGATGAATTACATGATACTCTGCAGAGCCTAATTGCCTTGCCTGCTGATATGCATTTGAATGAACATCAACGCATTACTGGTGAATGGAACATTTTTTTTGAACAACTAACGGCTCAAGGCCGCGCAGGCAAAGCCTCTGTTCATGATAAAATATTCTGGGTTGCCACTGAAAAAAAATACACCTTTCTTAAGATTTATCCCAATGCAGCCTTTTCAACATCACTGGCAGCCATTGAAGAAAAAACCGTAGAGCGTGAAGAGGCTATTGTTCATATGATAAGAGGTTGGCTGCAACATTTAGGTCCTATGAACGTGGTTGAATTAACTGCAATCCTTTGGCTTGAGCAAGCTGAGATAGAACAGGCATTGCTTACGCTTGAATCAACAGGCTCTATTCTGCGTGGTCATTTTAGAGTGAATCAACCTGTGCTGGAGTGGTGTGATCGACGCCTACTGGCAAGGATTCACAGCTTAACTCTGGGGAAATTACGCAAAGAAATAGAACCAGTCAGTGCAGCTCAATTCATGAACTGGTTAACTATTTGGCAACATATTATGCCGGGAACACAGCTAAATGGTGAACAGGGTTTACTGGAAATTATCAAGCAAATGCAAGGCTATGAAATTCCTGCCAATGCGTGGGAAAAACAAATTTTTGCCAAACGAATCAAAAATTATACTTCAGATATGCTTGATCGACTGTGTCTGATGGGGGTCGTGGGTTGGGGGCGTTTATCACCCCACCCTGCCTTATCAGCCCAAGAACGCTTAGAACATATAGACGCTTTAAAACCTAAACGTGTCATACCGACCAGCGTTGCACCTATTACATTTTTTGCTCGAGAAGAAGCAGCCTGGATACCTGCCAGACCACAGTTGGAAGAAGAGATAATACCTGTTTTAAGCACTGTTGCCCAAGCCATTTATTATTATTTAAAGGAAAATGGCGCTTCTTTTTTTATTGATATCGTTCAAGACGTTCATCATTTAAAAGCTGAGATTGAAAGAGGTCTGTGGGAATTAGTCTCAGCTGGCTTGATTACTGCAGATGGTTTTGACAATTTGCGCGCCTTAATTGATCCTCACCGACGCCTGGGCAGGAGAAACCGTCATGTATTCAGACAATCAACGGGTAGATGGTCTTTACTAAAATCCACCAAAACTTTGGATAAGGATAAACGGCTTGAGGCAATCTGTTGGGTTCTACTAAAACGCTATGGCATCTGTTTCCGCGAATTGCTTGCGCGAGAAAGAATCATTCCTGTCTGGCGAGATTTGTTAATTGCATTCCGACGTTTGGAAGCACAGGGAGAAATTAGAGGTGGTCGCTTTGTTAGCGGTTTTCTTGGTGAACAATTTGCTCTACCTTATGCGGTTGATTCTCTACGAAGCATTAAAAAGAAATCGCCTGGTGAACAAGCCATCTGCATCTCTGCTGTAGACCCACTCAATTTAATAGGAATTATCCTGCCCGGTGAACGTATTCCCGCCTTTTCAGGCAAGCACGTCGTTTTAAAAAATGGCATGCCTGTTTCAGACAAGGCTTTACATTAA
- a CDS encoding RtcB family protein, translated as MDMTRIKQIDDYRWAPVEKPDAVVMYGTYELIAAMDEKVRQQIVNVANLPGLVGKAMTMPDAHWGYGFPIGGVAAFDADKGGIISAGGVGFDISCGIRCLRTNLSLNDILPHLEELAEQLFKQVPSGVGSTGKLHLSMQELDEVMYGGAKWAVNRGYGIDDDLPYVEEKGCMAGAQPHHVSEHAKKRQLQEMGTLGSGNHYLEIQVVKQIYDQKAAEAFGLREKQILIAIHCGSRGLGHQIGSDYLVTLAKVAQKLNLHLPDRELACAPILSNEGQQYLGAMCAGINCALANRQIIVHLTREAVASVIPEAKLETLFDVSHNTCKKEKHVVQGKETEIYIHRKGATRAFGPLHPSLPQRYKTVGQPVCIGGSMGTGSFILAGNTDNHAFASACHGAGRQMSRRQALKHWQGRALVDQLKNEGIYIRSYSMRGIAEEAPGAYKDVHKVVEATELANLARRVAFLKPLACIKG; from the coding sequence ATGGATATGACCCGAATCAAACAAATTGATGATTACCGGTGGGCTCCTGTTGAAAAACCTGACGCTGTAGTGATGTATGGCACCTACGAACTTATTGCCGCAATGGATGAAAAAGTACGCCAACAAATTGTTAATGTAGCCAATCTTCCAGGACTTGTTGGCAAGGCAATGACAATGCCGGATGCTCACTGGGGCTATGGCTTTCCTATAGGTGGCGTTGCTGCATTTGATGCGGATAAAGGTGGGATTATTTCAGCTGGCGGCGTAGGATTTGATATTTCCTGTGGCATTCGTTGCTTACGCACTAACCTTTCTCTTAATGATATCTTACCCCATCTTGAGGAACTGGCTGAGCAATTATTTAAACAGGTTCCCTCTGGCGTCGGCTCCACCGGTAAATTGCATTTATCGATGCAGGAGTTGGATGAAGTAATGTACGGTGGTGCCAAATGGGCCGTTAATCGTGGCTATGGTATTGATGACGATTTACCCTATGTGGAAGAAAAGGGTTGCATGGCTGGAGCACAACCTCATCATGTCTCTGAACATGCCAAAAAACGACAACTGCAAGAAATGGGGACATTAGGCTCGGGTAATCATTATTTGGAAATACAGGTCGTTAAGCAAATTTATGATCAAAAAGCCGCCGAGGCTTTTGGTCTTCGGGAAAAGCAAATTCTCATTGCTATTCATTGTGGCTCACGAGGATTAGGTCATCAAATTGGTTCAGATTATTTAGTCACTTTGGCCAAAGTAGCACAAAAATTAAACCTTCATTTACCTGATCGAGAACTTGCTTGCGCTCCCATTCTGTCCAACGAGGGTCAGCAATATCTTGGAGCGATGTGTGCAGGTATTAATTGTGCCTTAGCCAACCGACAAATTATTGTGCATTTAACACGTGAAGCGGTTGCCAGTGTGATACCTGAGGCTAAACTCGAGACTTTATTCGACGTATCCCACAATACTTGCAAAAAGGAAAAACATGTGGTTCAGGGTAAAGAGACAGAAATTTATATTCATCGTAAAGGAGCAACCCGTGCTTTCGGGCCATTACATCCCTCTTTACCTCAGCGCTATAAAACAGTAGGACAACCGGTATGTATCGGTGGCAGTATGGGAACAGGTTCTTTTATTCTGGCAGGTAACACTGATAATCATGCCTTTGCTTCGGCCTGTCATGGGGCTGGTCGCCAAATGAGTCGTAGACAAGCATTAAAACATTGGCAAGGGAGAGCACTGGTTGATCAATTAAAAAATGAGGGTATTTATATTCGCAGTTATTCTATGCGTGGTATTGCAGAAGAAGCTCCTGGCGCTTATAAAGACGTTCATAAAGTGGTTGAGGCAACGGAGTTGGCTAATCTGGCGCGACGCGTAGCCTTTTTAAAACCCTTAGCCTGTATTAAAGGCTAA
- a CDS encoding archease, translated as MITDQNYFDHDADIGIIGRGSTLEQSFEQAAEAMFALMGDLSRISAQKSLAFQFEEADPELALVTWLNLLIANAQANHLILCKFKVTRNGVHWSAHAQGEVWHEDIERGIDVKGATLTMLSVKQIEEQWEAQCVVDV; from the coding sequence ATGATCACTGATCAAAATTATTTTGACCACGATGCAGATATAGGTATTATCGGCAGAGGCTCTACTTTGGAGCAGAGTTTTGAACAAGCAGCAGAAGCAATGTTTGCATTAATGGGCGATTTGTCCCGGATCTCTGCCCAAAAATCCCTGGCCTTTCAATTTGAAGAGGCTGACCCAGAATTGGCTTTGGTAACCTGGCTTAATTTACTCATTGCAAATGCACAGGCCAATCATTTAATCCTCTGTAAGTTTAAAGTTACAAGAAACGGGGTTCATTGGAGTGCACACGCTCAAGGAGAGGTATGGCATGAAGACATTGAGCGAGGAATTGATGTGAAAGGGGCTACATTAACAATGTTATCCGTTAAACAAATAGAAGAACAATGGGAAGCTCAATGTGTAGTTGATGTTTAA
- the glsA gene encoding glutaminase A, with product MTENKITVELLEQLVGKAELSQEGDTANYIPELANVNKDITAIAVHPLGGETVSFSNQPLAPVTLQSTGKMITLIGLLEEFGANQLFEWVKVEPSGDDFASITRLEQFGPKPSNPMLNAGAITLCSHIPGIGEQQFAWLEHWVLKLFNQRLSINPLVFASEKRTGDRNRSLAYLLKSRNNLGAGINETLDLYFTLCSYEAMLEQMLYLPTLLANAGKDPVTGEQVLSLETCKITLAIMATCGLYDETGTHMVKTGMPAKSGVSGYTIAVVPGKAGIAVLSPRVNLKGNSIRGEIMLEELSKAMNWHFALPNNY from the coding sequence ATGACCGAGAACAAAATAACTGTTGAACTCTTGGAACAACTAGTAGGCAAAGCAGAACTTAGTCAGGAAGGTGATACAGCGAACTATATTCCTGAGTTGGCAAATGTTAATAAAGATATTACAGCTATAGCAGTTCATCCCCTAGGCGGTGAAACAGTATCTTTCAGTAATCAACCATTAGCGCCTGTAACTCTACAAAGTACTGGTAAAATGATTACGCTTATTGGATTACTCGAAGAATTTGGCGCCAATCAACTTTTTGAGTGGGTTAAAGTAGAACCTTCCGGAGATGATTTTGCCTCAATTACTCGACTTGAGCAATTTGGGCCTAAGCCTTCAAACCCTATGCTTAACGCAGGTGCAATCACATTATGTTCTCATATTCCAGGAATCGGAGAGCAGCAATTTGCCTGGCTAGAGCATTGGGTACTAAAACTTTTTAATCAACGTCTTAGCATTAATCCACTCGTTTTCGCCTCTGAGAAACGCACAGGCGATCGCAATCGTTCACTCGCCTATTTATTAAAAAGCAGAAATAATTTAGGCGCAGGAATTAATGAAACCCTGGATCTGTATTTTACACTCTGCTCTTATGAGGCGATGCTCGAGCAAATGCTTTATTTGCCCACGCTGCTCGCTAATGCAGGTAAAGACCCTGTCACAGGGGAGCAAGTACTCTCTCTGGAAACGTGCAAAATTACACTTGCTATTATGGCGACTTGCGGTTTATACGATGAAACAGGAACACATATGGTGAAGACAGGCATGCCCGCTAAGAGTGGTGTATCTGGTTATACGATTGCGGTGGTACCTGGAAAAGCAGGGATTGCTGTTCTAAGTCCGCGGGTAAATCTTAAAGGAAATAGCATTCGCGGGGAAATTATGTTGGAAGAATTGTCCAAAGCAATGAATTGGCATTTTGCATTACCCAATAATTATTAA
- the trpC gene encoding indole-3-glycerol phosphate synthase TrpC, whose amino-acid sequence MSILNKISEHKKLEVAKAKQLMPLGILTSQEIASIRDFIAPLKNHKPAIIAEIKKASPSKGLIRADFDVAEITKIYEDNGASCLSVLTDIDFFQGDPSYIAVAKKNSHLPVLRKDFIIDPYQIYESRFLGADCILLIVAMLDDYQLKDYCQLAQELGMAVLVESHTHEELQRALELPTPLIGVNNRSLHSFTTDIRTSIELIRYLPANKIMITESGINTHEDIQLMLDHHIHCFLIGESLMRAPDIGSKLREFLVNSGTSSTSS is encoded by the coding sequence ATGAGCATCCTTAATAAAATTAGCGAACATAAAAAGCTGGAAGTTGCAAAGGCAAAACAACTGATGCCTTTAGGTATACTAACAAGTCAGGAAATAGCCTCCATTAGAGATTTCATTGCCCCCCTTAAAAACCATAAACCCGCTATAATCGCCGAAATTAAAAAAGCTTCACCTAGTAAGGGGCTAATTCGTGCTGACTTTGATGTTGCAGAAATTACAAAAATCTATGAGGACAATGGTGCCAGTTGTTTGTCTGTACTTACTGACATTGATTTCTTCCAGGGCGATCCCTCCTATATTGCCGTCGCTAAAAAAAATTCGCATTTACCGGTACTACGCAAAGATTTTATTATTGACCCCTATCAAATTTATGAAAGTCGTTTTTTAGGCGCAGATTGTATTTTACTGATTGTTGCCATGCTTGACGATTATCAACTCAAAGATTACTGTCAATTAGCACAAGAACTTGGTATGGCGGTTTTAGTAGAAAGTCATACCCATGAGGAGTTACAGCGTGCTCTTGAACTTCCTACGCCTTTAATAGGGGTTAACAATCGCAGTTTACACAGCTTTACCACAGATATTCGTACCAGCATTGAACTCATTCGCTATCTTCCCGCCAATAAAATAATGATTACTGAAAGCGGCATTAATACTCATGAAGACATTCAATTAATGTTAGACCATCATATTCATTGTTTTCTTATTGGTGAAAGTTTAATGAGAGCTCCTGATATTGGAAGTAAATTAAGGGAATTTTTAGTAAACAGCGGTACCTCAAGTACCTCCTCTTGA